A region of the Pseudomonas anguilliseptica genome:
GCGGCTTCTCGCAAATCACATCGCAACCGAGACGTAGGCCGGCAGCAATATGCGCATGATGCAGATAGTTCGGGGAGCAGACTGCGACATAATCCAGAGCAGTAGCCGAATCACGCTTGATAAGGTTTGCATGTTCGACGAAACGCTCGAACTCGGTGAAAAACTCGCTTTGTGGTGAAAGGCTATCAATGATGCCGACCGAATCATTGATATCGTAGGCCAAAACCAGCTCGTTACCGGTGTCCTTGATGGCACGCATGTGCCGCGGGGCGATATAACCCGCAGCACCAATAAGGGCAAAACGTTTCAAGAGCGACTCTCCGGCAATCAGGCTTTGATGATGTGGGCTTCAGGGGTACGGTACTTGCCACGACTGTCGACAATCAAACGAGCGTGCTGACGAATCAGCTCGTAGTCGAACTTATCATGGTCGGTCGCGAGGACTACTGCGTCGAAGTTCGCAAGGTTCTCCGCACTCAGCGGTTCACTAGACAGCTCAAAATGATGCTCGCGCATTTTCGGGAACACCGGCACATGAGGGTCACTGTAGGCGACGACACAACCCTTGGCTTCAAGCTGCTCCATGATCTCAACTGACGGCGACTCACGCATATCGTCAACGTTCTTCTTATAAGCGATGCCCAGCACCAACACCTTGCTGCCTTTCAGAGCTTTGGCACTGTCGTTTAGACCATCCATCAGCTTGTTAACGACGTACTCAGGCATAGCCTGGTTGACCTCACCAGAAAGCTCGATAAAACGAGTATGTAAGCCATACTCGCGGGCCTTCCATGTGAGATAGAAAGGGTCAATCGGAATACAGTGACCACCAAGGCCTGGTCCTGGGTAATAAGGAGTGAAGCCGAACGGCTTGGTAGCCGCAGCATCGACCACTTCGAAAATATCAATACCCATACGATCGGCGACGATCTTCATTTCGTTGACCAAGCCGATGTTGACCGCCCGATGAATATTCTCCAACAGCTTGGTCATTTCAGCAGCTTTGGTTGAGCTGACCGGTACCACTTGGTCGATTGCTTGCTCATATAATGCAATCCCGACTTCCAAGCATGAAGGCGTATGACCACCGATCACCTTGGGTATGGTGCGAGTCTCAAAGTTTGGATTACCTGGATCTTCACGCTCAGGGGAATAGATCAGGAAGATATTCTGCCCTACTACTAGCCCACCTTCCTGCACTCGTGGCAACAACTCTTCCTCGGTTGTACCTGGATATGTTGTACTCTCGAGAGAAATAACCTGACCTGCTCGAAGATAAGGCTTAATCGCATTTGTAGTATCAATTACGAAGCTCATATCAGGCTCACGATATTTATTTAGCGGTGTAGGTACACAAAGAATCAGTGCATCGCACTCTCTTACTCGCATGAAATCAGTGGTTGCTTCAAACCCACCGCTACGCGCTTTAGCAACCTGCTCGCCAGGTATGTGCTCAATATAACTTTGCCCTGAATTGAGCCTAGCAACCTTATGCTCATCAATATCAATACCTAGCACCCGAAAACCGATGGAGTTATAGCGCAACATCAACGGAAGGCCGACATAACCCAGACCGACGATACCAATCAGCGCATCCCTACTCTTAAATTTATCAATACTCGCCTGCTGCAGACCAGCCTTCACAGATAACACTCCACTTCTAATTCTTTAAAAAATACACGAGCACGGCCAGAGGAGTGCAGTTCACTGCCGAAGACGCCCCTACTAGGCAACCAACCTCACCCCACATCTAATGCACGAAATTTCCAGAACCCAATTTTCGCATATCAACCACAAAGCACGCCAACCCCTTTCTAAAAATACCGATTCACGGCATTCATTCACGCCCCCCCAAAACCCGACTCAGCACTTGCCTTGAGCCTGCTTTCAGGAGAAATCGCAAAAGGCAAGACAGCGAAGCCACAAGAAGTCATCAGATGAGTAACCAATCACCCCAGCATTCAAAGCCGGAGTAGCGGTATGAGTAGACAGATATTTTGACGAAAATCAGAAAGTAAGGCACGGCACTTATACATGCCACCCCATAGACTTAGGACGATGCGCAATCTTAGATCAGAAAACCAACCCAGCCACTACTCGTCCTCATTAACCCTATCACGCAACTCCTTGCCCGGCTTAAAA
Encoded here:
- the wbpA gene encoding UDP-N-acetyl-D-glucosamine 6-dehydrogenase; this translates as MQQASIDKFKSRDALIGIVGLGYVGLPLMLRYNSIGFRVLGIDIDEHKVARLNSGQSYIEHIPGEQVAKARSGGFEATTDFMRVRECDALILCVPTPLNKYREPDMSFVIDTTNAIKPYLRAGQVISLESTTYPGTTEEELLPRVQEGGLVVGQNIFLIYSPEREDPGNPNFETRTIPKVIGGHTPSCLEVGIALYEQAIDQVVPVSSTKAAEMTKLLENIHRAVNIGLVNEMKIVADRMGIDIFEVVDAAATKPFGFTPYYPGPGLGGHCIPIDPFYLTWKAREYGLHTRFIELSGEVNQAMPEYVVNKLMDGLNDSAKALKGSKVLVLGIAYKKNVDDMRESPSVEIMEQLEAKGCVVAYSDPHVPVFPKMREHHFELSSEPLSAENLANFDAVVLATDHDKFDYELIRQHARLIVDSRGKYRTPEAHIIKA